In Mycobacterium branderi, the DNA window GGCCGTTGGTCTCGATCCGCGGCTGTTCGGCAGGTTTGAGGGGGGCCGGCTCGGCTTTCTTGGCAGGCGCCTTCTTGGCGGGCGCTTTCTTCGCGGGCGACTTTTTGGCCGGTGATTTTTTGGCCGGCGCTTGCTGAGCCTTCTTCGCCGGCGCCTTCTTGGCGGCCGCCTTTTTGGCCGCCTTCTCGGGTGGCTTGTCCGGTGCCTTCTCCGCGGGGGCCTTGTCGGCGGCGGGCGCCGGGGGCGACGGCGGGGTAGGGCCCGTCCCGGGAGCGTCTTCTGGTGCGTGGTCCGGTTGATCCTGCGGGTCTGCCATGCGGCCGCTCCTTTGCAGTTTCTCGTCGCGTACACCGGTCGACACCGACGGTCGAACCCCATCATGCCAGGACCGTCGCAGCGCCCGTCCCGGCCAGTGGCTAGGACCGGTGCCGCAGCGCCCACAGCGCCGCGCCGGCCACCAGCGCCACCGCGCCGACCGCGAACGGCCACACCGGGACGCCGTCGTTGCCGTTGTCCTCGGGGTGTGCCGTCGAGCCGGGCGTT includes these proteins:
- a CDS encoding Rv3852 family protein, which encodes MADPQDQPDHAPEDAPGTGPTPPSPPAPAADKAPAEKAPDKPPEKAAKKAAAKKAPAKKAQQAPAKKSPAKKSPAKKAPAKKAPAKKAEPAPLKPAEQPRIETNGQLAAGAKEAAAQAKSTVASANNPVAAASPLTSAGRSPLPLAVAIAVSLLALLLVRQLRRRGS